The Candidatus Obscuribacterales bacterium genome segment GGATGGTCGGGCTATGCCAGTCAGCGCCCACCGGGCATTGTCATTCTATTCAGAGGTCTCAAACACTTTGACACCCTCTTTGAAGGTTGGTCACTGGCTCATCTCTAAGATGTGTATAAGCGGTAGCCCAAAAGGAGAGGGACTTTGAGGCATCTTCAATGATGTAGCGACATGTTAAAGACTAGGATTCCCCTCGTCCGCAAGACAAGGGGTTTTGACTACCATTCTGTAGCCGCAGACTAGCTAATCGTGCCGGTAACAGGAGAACTGGCGATCGCGTAGGTTTGCACCGGAATTCGTCCTGCTAGGTAGGCCATGCGTCCTGCCTGGGCGGCCATGCCCATGGCTTGCCCCATGAGAGCTGGCTGTTGAGCTTGGGCGATCGCTGTATTGATCAGCAGCGCATCTGCTCCCATTTCCATGGCTTGGGCTGCTTCGCTGGGGGTGCCAATACCCGCATCCACAACCACGGGAATGGAAGAATTTTCGATAATGATCTGAATGTTGGCCGCATTACGGATGCCTTGCCCAGAACCAATGGGCGAGCCCAAGGGCATGACTGTAGCGCAACCGGCTTCTTCGAGGCGTTTGGCGAGCAGTGGATCGGCGTTGATGTAGGGCAGGACAGCAAATCCTTCTTTCACCAGTTGTTCTGCTGCTTCTAGGGTGCCAATGGGATCGGGTAGCAAATATTTGGCGTCGGGAATCACTTCCAGCTTGACGAAATTATTATCCTCTTGCCCCAGCAGTTTGGCCATTTCTCGCCCCAGACGGGCCACGCGAATAGCATCTTCAGCGGTTTTACAGCCAGCGGTGTTGGGCAACATCCAAATGCGGTTCCAGTCAATAGCTTCAGCCAGACCTTCATGGCCTGGAGCATTGGTTTGCACCCGCCGCACCGCCACGGTCACGATATCGCAACCGCTCGCGGCGATCGCCCCTTGCATATCCTGAAGGCTACGATATTTGCCGGTGCCCGTCATTAAGCGCGATTGAAAACTGCGCCCGGCAATCACCAGGGGGCTATCGATGGTGGCATTCAGAGTGGGAAATTGGGAGGAAAGGGTCTGCACAGAAGACTTCACTGTAATAGAGGTTGGAGTGGTTAAGGGTAAGGGGGGGCGATCGCGATCTGGAGTCACAAATCGCTGCCAGCTAAAGTGGGGTAACAAATCATGGGCGCGACGGTGCAGCACCCAGTCGGTCAGCAGTGTGGCGGTGGCGGGGGCTAGTAAAACGCCGTTGCGATGGTGCCCTACGGCCAGGCTGAGGTTGTCCCAAGGACTTTCGCCTAGGAGGGGCTGTTCATCAGGAGTGCTGGGGCGAAATCCCCACCAGCTTTCTTCCACACACCAGCTAGCCAGGGCAGGAAACAGGCGAATGGTGCGCTCCAGCAGCGACTGAAGACCGCTGGCCGTATTACCAGGGGTGAAACCTACCTGTTCGCTGGTCGCTCCGATGACCATCCGTCCATCTTGGCGCGGCACAAGGTAGATGTCATCTCCAAATAATACCCGCCGTAGGGGAAGGCGATCGCCCTGGGGTGGCTTGAGAGAAAGCATTTGTCCTTTGCGGGGCTGGACAGGAATAGGTAGTAAATCTGC includes the following:
- the thiO gene encoding glycine oxidase ThiO translates to MTSTSDIVIIGGGLIGLAIAIELKRQGASVTVLERDRQQAAGYAAAGMLAPQAEALPPGPLLDLCLWSRDQYAEWVSKLENLSGQSVGYWPCGILRPVYTAPALTPSSDLWLDRTAIHQAQPGLGEAVAGGWWFPEDGQVDNRALMCGLVAAAEALGVVMHTGVAIASLPQRQGQITTLQTSQGAWSAGQYVLATGAWAADLLPIPVQPRKGQMLSLKPPQGDRLPLRRVLFGDDIYLVPRQDGRMVIGATSEQVGFTPGNTASGLQSLLERTIRLFPALASWCVEESWWGFRPSTPDEQPLLGESPWDNLSLAVGHHRNGVLLAPATATLLTDWVLHRRAHDLLPHFSWQRFVTPDRDRPPLPLTTPTSITVKSSVQTLSSQFPTLNATIDSPLVIAGRSFQSRLMTGTGKYRSLQDMQGAIAASGCDIVTVAVRRVQTNAPGHEGLAEAIDWNRIWMLPNTAGCKTAEDAIRVARLGREMAKLLGQEDNNFVKLEVIPDAKYLLPDPIGTLEAAEQLVKEGFAVLPYINADPLLAKRLEEAGCATVMPLGSPIGSGQGIRNAANIQIIIENSSIPVVVDAGIGTPSEAAQAMEMGADALLINTAIAQAQQPALMGQAMGMAAQAGRMAYLAGRIPVQTYAIASSPVTGTIS